A region of Stigmatella erecta DNA encodes the following proteins:
- a CDS encoding xanthine dehydrogenase family protein molybdopterin-binding subunit: MSPRLNRRTFLQGSLALAFSLAGPRVLGAAQGPKPLPGSLAGNPQLNAWLELGADGSVTLKTGKVELGQGILTALAQICADELDVELSRLTIVSGDTQRSPNEGATAGSMSISQGGLAVRHAAAEVRALLLDMASERLGVPAARLTVKDGTITSAKGSVTYWSLLGGKALEREATGTVKPKPAASRRYTGQSVPRIDLPAKLTGEPSFIQDFRPPHMVHGRVVRAPSYGAVLSEVDAASVERMPGVLRVVRDGNFLGVIASGEWQAIQACAALARGARWKEQAALPMDPYAWLQAQRTQDTVIQNTARTGEATPARTLEASYRRPYQLHGAIGPSCAVADWTGEVLTVYTHSQTLFDTTAAIARMLRLPEDAVHGKHLPGSGCYGHNGADDVAADAALLAQALPGRPVRVQWSRQDEHTQEPYGSAMVTKVRASLAPNGDVLDWAYELWSNPHSTRPSGNPGNLLAGRSLEKPFAMPVPRNGGPPNYAADRNAIPLYAFPGQHVTTHLVTEMPVRVSSHRGLGAYANVFSIESFMDELAHAAKVDPVEYRLRQLQDARAQAVIRKAAERFGWPAFDRKPQHGRGIGFARYKNLASYCAVCLEVLIEPGSQAIRVVRAVLAADAGEVVNPDGIRNQLEGGLIQSLSWSLKEAVQHDGRRILSRDWSSYPLLSFSEVPPVEIELIDRPGDPFLGAGEASQGPTAAALANAVFDATGRRLRELPLTPERLKAAASP; encoded by the coding sequence ATGAGCCCGCGCCTGAACCGCCGCACCTTCCTGCAAGGGTCGCTGGCGCTGGCGTTCTCCCTGGCGGGCCCGCGCGTCCTGGGCGCGGCCCAGGGGCCGAAGCCGCTCCCCGGCAGCCTGGCGGGAAATCCCCAGCTCAACGCCTGGCTGGAGCTGGGCGCGGACGGCTCCGTCACGCTGAAGACGGGCAAGGTGGAGCTGGGCCAGGGCATCCTGACTGCCCTGGCGCAGATCTGCGCGGATGAGCTGGATGTCGAGCTGTCTCGGCTGACGATCGTCTCCGGAGATACCCAGCGCTCGCCCAACGAGGGTGCCACCGCGGGCAGCATGTCCATCTCCCAGGGCGGCCTGGCCGTGCGTCACGCTGCGGCCGAGGTCCGTGCGCTCCTGTTGGACATGGCCAGCGAGCGGCTGGGCGTCCCGGCCGCGCGGCTGACCGTGAAGGACGGGACCATCACCTCGGCCAAGGGCTCCGTCACCTACTGGAGCCTGCTCGGAGGAAAGGCGCTGGAGCGCGAGGCCACCGGCACCGTGAAGCCCAAGCCCGCCGCCTCGCGCCGCTACACCGGCCAGTCCGTGCCGCGCATCGACCTGCCCGCCAAGCTCACGGGTGAGCCCAGCTTCATCCAGGACTTCCGGCCCCCCCACATGGTCCACGGCCGCGTGGTCCGTGCTCCGTCCTACGGCGCGGTCCTGAGTGAGGTGGATGCGGCCTCCGTGGAGCGCATGCCCGGCGTGCTGCGCGTGGTGCGCGATGGCAACTTCCTGGGCGTCATCGCCTCCGGGGAGTGGCAGGCCATCCAGGCCTGCGCCGCCCTGGCGCGAGGCGCCCGGTGGAAGGAGCAGGCCGCCCTTCCCATGGACCCTTACGCTTGGTTGCAGGCGCAGCGCACCCAGGACACGGTCATCCAGAACACCGCGCGCACAGGGGAGGCCACCCCAGCCCGGACCCTGGAGGCCAGCTACCGCCGCCCCTACCAGCTCCACGGCGCCATTGGCCCCTCCTGCGCGGTGGCGGACTGGACCGGCGAAGTCCTGACCGTCTACACGCACAGCCAGACCCTCTTCGACACCACGGCCGCGATCGCGAGGATGCTCCGCCTGCCGGAAGACGCGGTGCACGGCAAGCACCTGCCCGGTTCGGGATGCTATGGCCATAACGGGGCGGATGACGTGGCGGCGGATGCCGCGCTCCTGGCCCAGGCCCTGCCCGGCCGCCCGGTCCGGGTGCAGTGGTCACGCCAGGACGAACACACGCAGGAGCCTTACGGCTCCGCCATGGTCACGAAGGTCCGCGCCAGCCTGGCGCCCAACGGGGACGTGCTCGACTGGGCCTATGAGCTCTGGTCCAACCCCCACTCCACGCGGCCCAGCGGTAACCCTGGCAACCTGCTCGCGGGCCGCTCCCTGGAGAAGCCCTTCGCCATGCCGGTCCCGAGGAACGGGGGACCGCCCAATTACGCCGCGGACCGGAACGCCATCCCGCTGTATGCGTTTCCTGGCCAGCACGTCACCACGCACCTGGTGACGGAGATGCCCGTGCGTGTCTCCTCGCACCGGGGGCTCGGCGCCTACGCCAACGTCTTCTCCATCGAGTCCTTCATGGACGAGCTGGCCCACGCGGCGAAGGTGGACCCTGTGGAGTACCGGCTCCGCCAGCTTCAGGACGCGCGCGCCCAGGCCGTCATCCGCAAGGCGGCGGAGCGGTTCGGTTGGCCGGCGTTTGACCGGAAGCCCCAGCATGGGCGGGGCATTGGCTTCGCGCGGTACAAGAACCTCGCGAGCTACTGCGCCGTCTGCCTGGAAGTCCTCATCGAGCCCGGCAGCCAGGCCATCCGGGTCGTGCGTGCCGTGCTGGCCGCCGACGCGGGCGAAGTCGTCAACCCGGATGGGATTCGCAACCAGCTCGAAGGAGGGCTGATCCAATCCCTGAGCTGGAGCTTGAAAGAGGCGGTCCAGCACGACGGCCGCCGCATCCTCTCCCGCGACTGGAGCAGCTACCCCCTCCTCTCCTTCTCGGAGGTGCCTCCCGTGGAGATCGAACTCATCGACCGCCCCGGAGATCCCTTCCTGGGCGCCGGGGAAGCCTCACAAGGCCCCACGGCCGCGGCCCTGGCCAACGCCGTCTTCGATGCCACGGGCCGCCGGCTCCGGGAGCTTCCCCTCACCCCCGAGCGCCTCAAGGCCGCGGCTTCCCCCTAA
- a CDS encoding Isoquinoline 1-oxidoreductase subunit translates to MNSLPSLLVMWGTALALAGCKGAARTAEPPEPAPRAGTEAGTNPPLQPVSRFDAIADRKARSVALFQEAGRVITHPRCTNCHPPDGIPRQGLEQRPHVPPVTGGADGHGMPGLPCTACHQVANTRLVGETLQSMPGNPKWALAPVEMAWIGKPLGAICEQLKDPQRNGGHDLEFIHHHMAEDVLVGWGWAPGEGRQPVPGTQKEFGALIRAWIDTGAHCPTP, encoded by the coding sequence ATGAACAGCCTGCCTTCCCTCCTGGTGATGTGGGGCACGGCCCTGGCGCTCGCGGGCTGCAAGGGCGCGGCGCGGACGGCCGAGCCCCCGGAGCCCGCGCCCCGGGCGGGGACGGAAGCGGGGACGAATCCTCCGCTCCAGCCCGTGTCTCGCTTTGACGCCATCGCGGACCGGAAGGCCCGCTCGGTGGCGCTGTTCCAGGAGGCAGGGCGCGTCATCACCCACCCACGCTGCACCAACTGCCATCCGCCGGACGGCATCCCCCGGCAGGGCCTGGAGCAGCGCCCGCATGTTCCGCCCGTGACGGGCGGGGCCGATGGCCACGGCATGCCGGGCCTTCCCTGCACTGCCTGTCATCAGGTGGCGAATACCCGGCTGGTGGGAGAGACCCTCCAGAGCATGCCGGGCAATCCGAAGTGGGCCCTGGCCCCCGTGGAGATGGCGTGGATCGGCAAGCCATTGGGAGCGATCTGCGAGCAGCTCAAGGATCCCCAGCGCAACGGGGGGCATGACTTGGAGTTCATCCACCACCACATGGCCGAGGATGTCCTGGTGGGCTGGGGCTGGGCGCCCGGCGAAGGGCGCCAGCCGGTGCCCGGGACGCAGAAGGAGTTCGGGGCGCTGATCCGGGCATGGATCGACACCGGGGCGCACTGCCCCACGCCTTAG
- a CDS encoding DUF3037 domain-containing protein — MLARSSFDYAIVRVVPRVERGEFINAGVILYCLTSRFLTAQVALDEQRLRALAPEVDVALVRGHLESIPRICAGGRGAGPIGQLPQKERWHWLVAPRSTILQTSPVHSGLCEEPGRALEHLMERMVR, encoded by the coding sequence GTGCTCGCGCGCAGCTCGTTTGATTACGCCATCGTGCGGGTGGTGCCGCGCGTGGAGCGGGGAGAGTTCATCAACGCAGGGGTCATCCTCTACTGCCTGACGAGCCGCTTCCTGACGGCCCAGGTGGCGCTGGACGAGCAGCGCCTGCGGGCGCTGGCGCCGGAGGTGGATGTGGCGCTGGTGCGCGGCCACCTGGAGAGCATCCCGCGCATCTGCGCGGGGGGCCGGGGCGCGGGCCCCATCGGGCAGCTTCCCCAGAAGGAGCGGTGGCACTGGCTGGTGGCGCCGCGCAGCACCATTCTCCAGACATCTCCGGTGCACTCGGGGCTGTGCGAGGAGCCGGGCCGGGCGCTGGAGCACCTGATGGAGCGCATGGTCCGATGA
- a CDS encoding HipA family kinase: MRTVTATRYVTPLREGGSLPAIVEAEDAGLYVLKFRGAGQGPKALIAELIAGELARAVGLRVPELVFIQLDPVLGRAEPDGEIRDLIKASAGLNLGMDYLPGSITFDPLAGPAPGAAEASGIVCFDAYVTNVDRTPKNPNLLVWHQALRLIDHGAALYFHHSWEGHLERARSAFAPIKDHVLLPWASELRAAEAHLRERLTPGVLEQVVGLIPDGWLEEAEAGFSSKAEHRAAYVAFLKERLASSAVFIQEAERARAQLV; the protein is encoded by the coding sequence ATGAGAACGGTCACGGCGACCCGGTATGTGACGCCGCTTCGAGAGGGCGGCTCCCTGCCCGCCATCGTCGAGGCGGAGGACGCGGGGCTTTACGTCTTGAAGTTCCGGGGGGCAGGGCAGGGCCCCAAGGCGCTCATCGCCGAGCTGATTGCCGGCGAGCTGGCGCGGGCGGTGGGGCTGCGGGTGCCGGAGCTGGTGTTCATCCAGCTGGACCCGGTGCTGGGGCGCGCCGAGCCGGACGGGGAGATTCGAGACCTGATCAAGGCGAGCGCCGGGCTGAACCTGGGGATGGATTATCTGCCGGGCTCCATCACGTTTGATCCGCTGGCGGGGCCCGCGCCCGGCGCGGCGGAGGCCTCGGGCATCGTCTGCTTCGATGCGTACGTGACGAACGTGGACCGGACGCCGAAGAACCCGAACCTGCTGGTGTGGCACCAGGCGCTCCGGCTCATCGACCACGGGGCCGCGCTGTACTTCCACCATTCGTGGGAGGGGCACCTGGAGCGGGCCCGGAGCGCGTTCGCGCCCATCAAGGACCACGTGCTGCTGCCGTGGGCCTCGGAGCTGCGCGCCGCGGAGGCCCACCTGCGCGAGCGGCTGACGCCCGGGGTGCTGGAGCAGGTGGTGGGGCTGATTCCCGACGGGTGGCTGGAGGAGGCGGAGGCGGGCTTTTCGTCCAAGGCGGAGCACCGGGCCGCCTACGTCGCGTTCCTGAAGGAGCGCCTGGCGTCGAGCGCTGTGTTCATCCAGGAGGCGGAGCGTGCTCGCGCGCAGCTCGTTTGA
- a CDS encoding hybrid sensor histidine kinase/response regulator: MTQPSLTLLLVEDSPEDRNTYRSFLEEVGESSYAFLEEEDAERALEVCCGPPVDCILLDYHLPGMDGLEFLRRLKARAGIHSPPVVMLTGRGSERIATQALKAGAADYLVKSDVTPESLFRAVHNTLERERLRRQLQAESAERMRLKVEHQRLAAVVADSSYFIGFASQQGQMQYLNPAGRQMVGVEKEDVTQLKVTDFYGPEEQRLNEEQIEPILRQTGRWSGEFRMRNLSTGNTLPVQHDLFFIPDEEGQSVALATLALDISSQKRQEQEALQRAEFEQYLAGIVGHDLRNPVSAITLSAVMMLRRRDLDERMRDALNRILSSAERAHRLIDTTLDFTQARLGGGLRVVRKPLDFQELTQQVVEEVQLNFPDREVEVLHQGRSQGDWDADRMAQVLTNLVTNALRYSPRGTPVRVTTRGEAQAVILEVHNLGPPIPMELLPRLFAPMKRREPSDGSSGRSLGLGLFIVDHVVRAHGGSIDVHSDARQGTTFTVRVPRQPPSYAQESSSG, from the coding sequence ATGACGCAGCCCTCATTGACGCTGCTGCTGGTCGAGGACAGTCCCGAGGATCGCAACACCTACCGGTCCTTCCTGGAGGAGGTGGGCGAGTCCAGCTACGCCTTCCTGGAGGAGGAGGACGCCGAGCGGGCGCTGGAGGTGTGCTGCGGGCCGCCGGTGGACTGCATCCTGCTCGACTACCACCTGCCGGGCATGGATGGCCTGGAGTTCCTGCGGCGGCTGAAGGCGCGCGCCGGCATCCATTCGCCGCCGGTGGTGATGCTGACGGGGCGGGGCAGTGAGCGCATCGCCACGCAGGCGCTCAAGGCCGGCGCGGCCGACTACCTGGTCAAGTCGGACGTCACCCCGGAGAGCCTGTTCCGCGCCGTGCACAACACGCTGGAGCGGGAGCGGCTCCGGCGCCAGCTCCAGGCCGAGTCCGCCGAGCGGATGCGTCTGAAGGTGGAGCACCAGCGCCTGGCGGCCGTGGTGGCCGACTCCTCCTACTTCATCGGGTTCGCCTCGCAGCAGGGCCAGATGCAGTACCTCAACCCCGCGGGCCGCCAGATGGTGGGCGTGGAGAAGGAGGACGTGACGCAGCTGAAGGTGACCGACTTCTATGGGCCCGAGGAGCAGCGTCTGAACGAGGAGCAGATCGAGCCCATCCTCCGGCAGACCGGACGGTGGAGCGGGGAGTTCCGGATGCGCAACCTGAGCACCGGCAACACCCTTCCGGTTCAGCATGACCTCTTCTTCATCCCGGACGAGGAGGGCCAGTCCGTGGCGCTGGCCACCCTGGCCCTGGACATCTCCAGCCAGAAGCGCCAGGAGCAGGAGGCCCTGCAGCGGGCGGAGTTCGAGCAGTACCTGGCGGGCATCGTGGGGCACGATCTGCGCAACCCCGTGAGCGCCATCACCCTGTCGGCGGTGATGATGCTGCGCCGAAGGGATCTCGACGAGCGCATGCGCGATGCGCTCAACCGCATCCTGTCCTCGGCCGAGCGCGCGCACCGGCTCATCGACACGACGCTCGACTTCACGCAGGCGCGGCTGGGCGGCGGGCTGCGGGTGGTGCGCAAGCCGCTGGACTTCCAGGAACTCACCCAGCAGGTGGTGGAAGAGGTGCAGCTCAACTTCCCGGATCGCGAGGTGGAAGTGCTCCACCAGGGCCGCAGCCAGGGAGACTGGGATGCGGACCGCATGGCCCAGGTGCTCACCAACCTGGTGACGAACGCGCTGCGCTACAGTCCGCGGGGAACGCCCGTGCGGGTGACGACGCGCGGCGAGGCGCAGGCGGTCATCCTGGAGGTCCACAACCTGGGGCCGCCCATTCCGATGGAGCTGCTGCCCCGGCTCTTCGCGCCCATGAAGCGGCGGGAGCCGTCCGACGGGTCCTCCGGGCGGAGCCTGGGGCTGGGGCTGTTCATCGTGGACCACGTCGTTCGCGCGCACGGGGGCTCCATCGATGTCCACTCGGACGCGCGCCAGGGCACCACCTTCACGGTGCGGGTGCCGCGCCAGCCGCCCTCCTATGCCCAGGAGTCCTCCTCCGGGTAG
- a CDS encoding response regulator encodes MPILVVEDNDEDFGMLQHAFRNADIPNPVHRCSDGEETLEFLSRLGSYPEGEQSLRPGLVLLDLNLPGMDGRQVLEHIKTDAFLKSIPVIVFSTSDNPKDVQSCYQLGGSAYLLKPVDLDRFERMVRLLREFWLEFVVPPLAPTRERRWR; translated from the coding sequence ATGCCTATCCTGGTGGTCGAGGACAACGACGAGGACTTTGGCATGCTCCAACACGCGTTCCGGAACGCGGACATCCCCAACCCGGTGCACCGGTGTTCGGATGGAGAAGAGACGTTGGAGTTTCTTTCCCGGCTGGGGAGTTACCCGGAAGGAGAGCAGTCCCTTCGGCCGGGACTCGTGTTGTTGGATCTCAATCTGCCGGGAATGGATGGGCGCCAAGTGCTGGAGCACATCAAGACCGATGCCTTCTTGAAGAGCATTCCTGTCATTGTCTTTTCCACCTCGGACAATCCGAAGGACGTCCAGAGCTGCTACCAGCTGGGGGGCAGCGCCTACCTGCTCAAGCCCGTGGATCTGGACCGGTTCGAGCGCATGGTGCGGCTCTTGAGGGAGTTCTGGCTGGAGTTCGTCGTTCCGCCCCTGGCGCCAACCCGGGAGAGACGCTGGCGATGA
- a CDS encoding ATP-binding protein, whose translation MSTEPARGGLEVDLTNCDREPIHIPGAIQPHGVLLGLSEPDLRLTHVSENAPGLLGTPAAELLGAELGRFIEPSVREPLEAGLRSERLRQFNPLKVVWRVGGVDRFFDGIAHRHQGKLLLELEPSSPRESVPFLSFFHGVREGLSRLRDARDLQELCEAVVQEVRSLTGFDRAIIYRFDAEWHGSVLAEARDSRADPYLGLRFPASDIPRQARELYQLNWLRIIPTVDYQPARVLALPEHGAPLDLSFSVLRSVSPIHLEYLHNMGVQASMSISLIRDGKLWGLISCTHISGAKYVPYEVRSACEFLGEVMSSLLAVKEGNEDYGQRIRAKSIHASLLERMAREVDFVSELARQEPALLELVHAQGAAIHFHGRTTVLGQAPADEHLSGLIEWLGERTGDGLFCTDRLASEYPEAASFQQVAAGLIALSMSRGRNNFVLWFRPEVVQTVSWGGNPTKPVEVGKDEPRIHPRKSFEQWKETVRGRCLPWKGYEVEAAAELRRSIIDVALQRSEELLKLNTELERSNVELDAFAYAASHDLKEPLRGIHNYTLLALREVGGALPAVPRERLDTVVRLTQRMESLINSLLHYAQVGRTELLLRETDLNEVVNQVLELLRPRLEEARVEVRVPHPLPPARCDRVRIAEVFTNLITNAIKYNDRAERWVELGAVREGSEARVAYFVRDNGIGIKPEYHETIFRIFKRLHGRDRFGGGTGTGLTIVKRILERHNGRIWLESTPGQGSTFFFTLAAETGAPEPVSE comes from the coding sequence ATGAGCACTGAGCCGGCCCGCGGCGGCCTGGAGGTCGATCTCACCAACTGTGACCGGGAGCCCATCCACATCCCGGGGGCCATCCAGCCGCACGGCGTGCTGCTGGGGCTCAGCGAGCCGGACCTGCGCCTCACGCACGTGAGCGAGAACGCGCCCGGCCTGCTGGGCACCCCCGCCGCCGAGCTGCTGGGCGCGGAGCTGGGACGCTTCATCGAGCCCTCGGTGCGCGAGCCCCTGGAGGCGGGGCTGCGCAGTGAGCGGCTCAGGCAGTTCAACCCGCTGAAGGTGGTCTGGCGCGTGGGGGGCGTGGACCGGTTCTTCGACGGCATCGCCCACCGCCACCAGGGCAAGCTGCTCCTGGAGCTGGAGCCCTCGTCGCCGCGCGAGTCCGTGCCCTTCCTGAGCTTCTTCCACGGGGTGCGTGAAGGCCTGTCGCGCCTGCGCGATGCCCGGGATCTGCAGGAGCTGTGCGAGGCCGTCGTCCAGGAGGTGCGCAGCCTCACGGGCTTCGACCGCGCCATCATCTACCGCTTCGATGCGGAGTGGCATGGCTCGGTGCTGGCCGAGGCCCGGGACTCGCGGGCGGACCCCTACCTGGGGTTGCGCTTTCCCGCCTCGGACATTCCGCGCCAGGCGCGCGAGCTGTACCAGCTCAACTGGCTGCGCATCATCCCCACCGTCGACTATCAGCCGGCGCGCGTGCTGGCCCTGCCGGAGCACGGGGCGCCGCTGGACCTGTCCTTCTCGGTGCTGCGCAGCGTGTCGCCCATCCACCTGGAGTACCTGCACAACATGGGCGTGCAGGCCTCCATGAGCATCTCGCTCATCCGGGACGGCAAGCTCTGGGGGCTCATCTCCTGCACCCACATCTCCGGGGCGAAGTACGTGCCCTACGAGGTCCGCTCGGCGTGCGAGTTCCTCGGCGAGGTGATGTCCAGCCTGCTGGCGGTGAAGGAGGGCAACGAGGACTACGGCCAGCGCATCCGCGCCAAGTCCATCCACGCCTCGCTGCTGGAGCGCATGGCGCGCGAGGTGGACTTCGTCTCGGAGCTGGCCCGCCAGGAGCCCGCGCTGCTGGAGCTGGTCCACGCGCAGGGGGCCGCCATTCACTTCCACGGGCGCACGACGGTGCTGGGCCAGGCCCCCGCGGACGAGCACCTCTCGGGCCTCATCGAGTGGCTGGGCGAGCGCACCGGGGATGGGCTGTTCTGCACGGACCGGCTCGCCAGCGAGTACCCGGAGGCCGCGAGCTTCCAGCAGGTGGCCGCCGGGCTCATCGCCCTCTCCATGTCCCGGGGGCGCAACAACTTCGTGCTCTGGTTCCGCCCGGAGGTGGTGCAGACGGTGAGCTGGGGCGGCAACCCCACGAAGCCCGTGGAGGTGGGCAAGGACGAGCCCCGGATCCACCCGCGCAAGTCCTTCGAGCAGTGGAAGGAGACGGTGCGCGGCCGGTGCCTGCCCTGGAAGGGCTACGAGGTGGAGGCGGCCGCCGAGCTGCGCCGCTCCATCATCGATGTCGCGCTGCAGCGCAGCGAGGAGCTGCTCAAGCTCAACACGGAGCTGGAGCGCAGCAACGTGGAGCTGGATGCGTTCGCGTACGCGGCCAGCCACGACCTGAAGGAGCCCCTGCGCGGCATCCACAACTACACCCTGCTGGCCCTGCGCGAGGTGGGCGGCGCGCTGCCCGCGGTCCCCAGGGAGCGGCTGGACACCGTGGTGCGGCTCACCCAGCGCATGGAGAGCCTCATCAACTCGCTCCTGCACTATGCCCAGGTGGGGCGCACCGAGCTGCTGCTGCGGGAGACGGACCTCAACGAGGTGGTGAACCAGGTGCTGGAGCTGCTCCGGCCCCGGCTGGAGGAGGCGCGCGTGGAGGTGCGCGTCCCCCACCCGCTGCCCCCGGCGCGCTGTGACCGGGTGCGCATCGCGGAGGTGTTCACCAACCTCATCACCAACGCCATCAAGTACAACGACAGGGCCGAGCGGTGGGTGGAGCTGGGCGCGGTGCGGGAGGGGAGCGAGGCGCGCGTGGCCTACTTCGTGCGGGACAACGGCATCGGCATCAAGCCCGAGTACCACGAGACCATCTTCCGCATCTTCAAGCGGCTGCACGGGCGCGACCGCTTCGGCGGGGGCACGGGCACGGGCCTCACCATCGTCAAGCGCATCCTCGAGCGGCACAACGGCCGCATCTGGCTGGAGTCCACGCCGGGGCAGGGCTCCACCTTCTTTTTCACCTTGGCCGCGGAGACGGGGGCCCCGGAGCCTGTCAGTGAATAG
- a CDS encoding sensor histidine kinase: MHVEREPQATILVVDDQPFELAAVERSLNSLDLQIVKAESGEEALRYLEAQEFALILMDVRMPGMDGFEAARLIREHVPHRRVPLIFLSGVRREEAAIVRGYASGAVDYLSKPVEPDALRAKVRVFVDLYHEREALRRQENALGERERRLLEARSLQAEEALLESQRSLSMLMGNLPGMVFRCRPDWSLTFLSEGCQALTGYSALEFSANPALWTDLMAAEDVARIVEEAREAFADGRLLTAQYRIRRRDGEQRWMWARSAGVFAPEGALRFIEGFMTDITEAKTAEAERERLMGGLREAVRLRDEFLSVASHELKTPLTSLSLRVQVLRKEVDGRLSASGAPNLLKHLESADGQVRRLAALVDSLLDTTRIISGRLSLRHEQDVNLADIVRSVVSVFETQAMRVGSPVEVTAPARVLGRWDALRLEQVVTNLLSNALKFGAGRPIRLRVEELGDQVRLTVSDEGIGMDEAVRNRLFGRFERGVSDRHYGGLGLGLFITRQVLEAMGGQVSVCSEPGQGATFTVELPRNPPPGKSAGGTPDEH, from the coding sequence TTGCACGTTGAGCGTGAACCACAAGCCACCATCTTGGTGGTGGATGATCAGCCCTTCGAGCTGGCGGCCGTCGAGCGCTCCCTCAATTCGTTGGACCTCCAAATAGTCAAGGCGGAGTCGGGAGAGGAGGCGCTCCGGTACCTGGAGGCGCAGGAATTCGCGCTCATCCTGATGGATGTGCGGATGCCGGGGATGGACGGCTTCGAGGCGGCCCGGCTCATCCGGGAGCATGTGCCCCACCGGCGCGTGCCGCTCATCTTCCTGTCCGGCGTGCGGCGGGAGGAGGCGGCCATCGTGCGCGGGTACGCGAGTGGCGCGGTGGACTATCTGAGCAAGCCCGTGGAGCCGGACGCCCTGCGCGCCAAGGTGCGGGTCTTCGTGGACCTCTACCACGAGCGTGAGGCGCTCAGACGCCAGGAGAATGCCCTGGGCGAGCGCGAGCGGCGGCTGCTGGAGGCCCGGAGCCTCCAGGCAGAGGAGGCGCTGCTCGAGAGCCAGCGCTCCCTGTCGATGCTCATGGGCAACCTGCCCGGCATGGTCTTCCGGTGCCGTCCGGACTGGAGCCTCACCTTCCTCAGCGAGGGTTGCCAGGCGCTCACCGGTTACTCGGCCCTGGAGTTCAGCGCCAACCCCGCGCTCTGGACAGACCTCATGGCGGCCGAGGACGTGGCGCGCATCGTCGAGGAAGCGCGGGAGGCGTTCGCGGACGGCCGGCTGCTGACGGCCCAGTACCGCATCCGGCGGAGGGACGGGGAGCAGCGCTGGATGTGGGCCCGGTCCGCGGGGGTGTTCGCCCCGGAGGGGGCGCTGCGGTTCATCGAAGGCTTCATGACGGACATCACCGAGGCGAAGACGGCGGAGGCGGAGCGGGAGCGGCTCATGGGCGGCCTGCGGGAGGCCGTGCGCCTGCGGGATGAGTTCCTGTCCGTGGCCAGCCACGAGCTGAAGACCCCGCTCACGTCCCTGTCCCTGCGGGTGCAGGTCCTGCGCAAGGAGGTGGACGGGCGGCTCTCCGCCTCCGGTGCGCCGAACCTGCTCAAGCACCTGGAGTCCGCGGATGGCCAGGTCCGGCGGCTGGCGGCGCTGGTGGACAGCTTGCTGGACACCACGCGCATCATCAGCGGCCGGCTGTCGCTTCGCCACGAGCAGGACGTCAACCTGGCGGACATCGTGCGCTCGGTGGTCTCGGTGTTCGAGACCCAGGCGATGCGGGTGGGCAGCCCGGTGGAGGTCACCGCCCCGGCGCGCGTGCTGGGCCGCTGGGATGCGCTGCGGCTGGAGCAGGTGGTGACGAACCTGCTGTCCAACGCGCTCAAGTTCGGGGCGGGCCGCCCGATCCGGCTGCGGGTCGAGGAGCTGGGAGACCAGGTGCGGCTCACGGTGAGCGACGAGGGCATCGGCATGGACGAGGCGGTCCGCAATCGCCTCTTTGGCCGCTTCGAGCGGGGCGTGTCGGACCGGCACTACGGGGGGCTGGGGCTGGGGCTGTTCATCACCCGGCAGGTGCTGGAGGCCATGGGGGGCCAGGTGTCCGTGTGCAGCGAGCCGGGCCAGGGCGCCACCTTCACCGTGGAGCTTCCGCGCAACCCTCCGCCGGGCAAGTCCGCGGGGGGAACACCGGATGAGCACTGA
- a CDS encoding response regulator yields the protein MTLRTEVSNLCSVLFVAAEEATLGTAGAILSMHFQVKLATAAEPAIALMDQHHFDVACVDIDMPPRDCGHLLHAASTSRPYMAGILITGDYQSVLRLELQQTRDHFHLLRKPYRPQELTTLIHRAATAAKLKRMAHRLRREPALQETRLSAGGGLP from the coding sequence ATGACACTCCGTACGGAGGTTTCCAACCTGTGCAGCGTTCTGTTCGTGGCGGCGGAGGAGGCCACCTTGGGAACGGCCGGGGCCATCTTGTCCATGCACTTCCAGGTCAAGCTCGCCACGGCCGCCGAGCCGGCGATCGCGCTGATGGATCAACACCACTTCGATGTCGCGTGCGTGGACATCGACATGCCCCCGCGAGATTGCGGCCACCTGCTGCACGCGGCCTCCACCAGCCGGCCGTACATGGCCGGCATCCTCATCACCGGCGACTACCAGTCCGTGCTCCGGCTGGAGCTGCAGCAGACCCGGGACCACTTCCACCTGCTGCGCAAGCCCTACCGGCCGCAGGAACTCACCACCCTCATTCACCGCGCGGCGACCGCGGCGAAGCTGAAGCGGATGGCCCACCGCCTGCGGCGGGAGCCCGCGCTTCAGGAGACGCGCCTGAGCGCTGGCGGGGGGCTTCCCTAG